TTAAAGGAAACTCCCGCTCGAGACGCCGTAGTTAGTACGAATCCTTACACACGTAATAAATTGCCGGATTCCTTGATGTCTGAAGGCTGAACTGTGCTTATTATTAGCCTTCATGTGAAGAATTCAATTCAATCTGATGCGTAACACCGGAGAGAGCAGTTTGAACCGAAGTcgtaagataaagataaaagataaaatttatttaattgaaaaatatccaaaaattaaaacatataataCGCTTAAATAGTTAATTGTTAGATGTTGTGTAGCATGCCAAGCAACAATCCAGGACAGAAGTGCCTGGCGTAAATTAattaggagagccgaccccaccTAAAGTGGGAAAAGGGAAAGAAGAAGCAGAAGAAGGAGTTGTTAGATGTTGTAGAAATATGTAAAAGAGAGATTGTTTGCAGTGGTAGCGGACGCAGCGGTGGCGGGCGTGGTGACGCGGCGCTGCCTCGACAAGGACGAGGCGACCATGGGCTTCATCCGCACGCTGCTCGGCAACGGCAGCATCTTCGCACCAGGTACTTATACGAGTGTGGGCGTGTTGTGTCTCGATAAGGGCGAGGCAACCATTCGCTTTATCCGCACCCTGGTCGCCAACGGCAGTATCTTTGCGCCACGTCAGGTACACGCGTGTGTGTGGGGGTGGTCACTTAGGTACACTTGTGTGTTCTGGTAGTGGTAGGTGGCGACACAGCTAGaattaggtacctaacctaCACATGGTGTCTTGCAGAGTGTTGCTTCTTCGTCATTAGTCTTTACGTATTCGTACCGTACAATAGTCCAATGAACTTGCTTGCAATGACACAATGTGCATGTCTTAAAAACAGATAAATAGGAATACCCgggggtatgtccttaaactacgtccaaaagataggtatgggcactgtgagtgtcatctcgctttgtgtggtagggcacagcacagcggatgtcattccggatctagagcagagcccaactggggaagtacctccaccttacagaaaaccgcagccaaataaccctagaccctactcatagtgttgtgttcctgccggtgagtaaggttgcaagagctcaacgagggtgcCGTGTGTTGACGACGGGGGACCTATGGAACTCACGGTACTGCCATTGGTCTGTGTGGACGCGGAGTGCAGGTGCGGCTATCAGGGAGACCCGGTGAAACGGCTCTCCGCTGGCCGCCCGCAGGTCAGTAGGGTTCCCGAACCCAGGGATTACTTAATCTCCGCCCTGGGAGGCTGAACCACCAACCTCGCGTAAAATCCTTGATGTAGTAGTCGTGCCGGAGAAGGAGACCGGAGTGGACCTGGCTGCTGCACCAGGGGGGGACCGGGGGCCCTTCCGTACGCCGTGCCTGTAAACCGCACTACCCTACATATCTCTTTGGCAGATCTGTTCCGTTCTCTTGTCCCTTAAGCCGTCAACACCCCGAACCCTCTTTGTACACTCAACAATACATGGTAAATAAGGGAAAAAAAGAAATGGTCTCTCGGCGGCACCCCTTTCCACGCAGGTGGACTTCTGCAATATCAGGGGATTGCATTCTAATTTGAGCGCAGTCCATTACCACCTGGAATCTGCGCAGCCGACCATCCTATTTTTAACGGAGACGCAGATATCCTGCCCGGCGGACACTGCATACCTACTATATCCCGGCTATACACTTGAACACAAGTTCATGAGACACGCtggtgtatgtatgtatgcccGGCGGGAAGTCTGCTGTCGCCGCCTCCATGCCTTTGAAGACAGGGACCTGTCAGTTCTGTGGGTGCGTGTGGATTACAGCGGCCACACTCGTATCTACGCGTGCCTATACAAGTCTCATAGCGGAAACACGGAGACAACCCGGCTCTTCGAGTACCTACAACTGACGGCTGACAAACTTCTAGAGCAATATCCCTTCCGCAGAGCTGGTGATTTTAGGGGACTTTAACGCCCACCACGTTGAGCGGCTTGGTTCCCGGTCCACCGACCACGCAGGGAGGGCTGCTCACGATTTTTCTCTGGCCTATGGACTCTCGCAACTGGTACATTCTCCCACGAGAATTCCAGACATCGAGGATCATACGAGCTCTTTACTGGACCTCCTGCTGACCACACGTCCGGACGGATATTCCGTCTCAGTGAATGCACCTCTCGGTTCGTCCGATCATTGCCTCGTCCGGACACAGGCACCTTGCGCGCAGCCCGATCCACCACGGCCAATTAGCTCGCGACGCGTGTGGCAATATAAGTCAGCAGATTAGGACGGACTGCGTGAATTCTACGCCTCGCTCCCGTGGAGGCAGCTCTGCTTCACATCAGACGATCCTGACTCCTGTGCAGCCAATGTTGCCAAGACAATACTGCTGGGAATGGATTGTTTCATTCCCAACTCGGTAATAGCTGCGGGAGCAAAGCGACGTCCTTGGTTTAATCGGCCTTGTAAAGAAGCTACAGTTCGCAAGCAAGCTGCTTACAGGGCTTGGACCAAGGCCGTAGCTAATAAGGATCCGAACGTTTCTGATGTGAAACGCAAATTAAACGCTGCCTCGAGGTCCAGTAAAAAAGCCATTGCCAGGGCTAAATACGATTTCGTCGGCAGAATTGGTGAGAAACTAGCGGGCTATCCCACTGGGAGTCGCGCGTTCTGGTCGCTCGCCAAAGCTGCCGAGGGAAATTTATGTCAGTCGTCTTTACCACCACTACAGAAAGCTGATGGTGATCTGGCCCACAGTGCAAAAGAGAAAGCCGATCTACTTGGTACTCTTTTTGCCTCGAACTCGACCCTGAACGACGACGGTAGCGCCGTGCCGCCCACCATCCCGCGGTGCTTATACTCCATGCCAGAAATCTCATTCAcgcagagggatattcggcgggagttgctatcCCTGAACGTCCATAAATCGAGCGGGCCAGACGGCATACCAGCTCTTGTGCTTAAGCAGTGTGCTCCTGAGTTGTGTCCCGTGTTGGCGCGTGAGGTGAGGCATTGGCAGTCAGCCTAGATATAGCGAAAGCGTTCGATCGGGTCTGGCATCGGGATCTtctgtcgaagttaccatcttatggattgCCGGAGGGACtatgcaaatggatcgctagctttttgtccggcagacgcatacgagccgtagtagacggaagctgctccgatagcaTGGACATTAACGCTGGCGTTCCGCAAGGTTCTGTGCTATCCCCAACGCTGTTTTTGCTGCACATcaatgacatgttgtctatcgatgacattcattgctatgcagacgacagtactGGGGATGCCTATTACATAGGCCGTGCCAATATCCCTCGTTCTGTGGTGATGGAGAGTCGTGAAAAGCTTGTGTCGGACATTGAGAACACTCTATCCAGAGTTTCGGTGTGGGTTCGGGACAATTTAGTGCGATTCAACCCCACCAAGACACAAGTTTGCGCGTTCACCGCTAACAAAACCCCATTTACTGTGGTCCCACAGTTCCATGGGCACAGCCCTTACCATGTCAGGGAGTATTGGGATCCTAGGTGTCGACATCTCCAGTGACGTCCAATTCCGTAGATACCTGGAAGGTAAGGCTGCGCTGGCATCCAAAAAACTAGGTGTGCTCAATAAAGCGAGGCGATACTTTACTCCGGGGCAAAGACTGCTGCTTTATAAATCGCAAGTCAGACCCCATATGaagtactgctgtcacctttgggcaggagcacctggatgccagcttggacccttcgactcagtccaaaggcgcgctgtacgaatcgtcgatgatcccaaactcacaagcggtattgaacctttaagtctaaggagagactttgcctccttgtgtgtgttctaccgcttgtacaatgggctgtgctctgaggaattatttgacatgatgccaacggccgctttctatcaccgcaccgctcgccgtcggcagggtgttcatcctcacaccctagaacctaaatggtcgcgtactgtgcgatttaagaggaatttcctcccgcggacgctccggctatggaatgagctcccttccgaggtttgcccgagggtctacagtatggggttcttcaaaaaaggagtgtacaggtttttaaaaggtcggcaacgcgcttgtaacacctctggagttgcaggcgtccataggctacggtgactgcttaccatcaggcgggccgtatgcttgtttgccaccgatgtggtattaaaaaaaaatagatatctAGAGAAAGACAAGTGTTAATAATGAAGGATACAAGCACTTTGAATTTCGTTTGCGCAATTTGATCGGGTCACCGGGTCACGGCGACGCAGcgcgcgtaggtacctactgcagCATGTTTATTTGcgattattttacatttatctTCTTCAAACCTTAGCAATTATTTACACAGCTGTAGGTACTACGttgttttaaataaagtttgtttatgtttattatcCTTTAAAGACATAACGTCCGGGTCTTCGTCACTGtcatcttattttatttatttttttattttatttatttaaggatcACCAACGGATAATACATCTACACAATTACATAGGAACAAGGACATTTAACAATAACAGATGCTTAGCCACTTATAGGTGACCACGTGTACATATCAAAGAGAGTATGCATATAAACAACtaaaatttacttaaattaacttAAAGTTACTTAAATTTTCATAAAGTAGAGAAATATAAACAAGAAAACATGTAAGCATGCAGACATagaactagtggctctgtgagctgtagacctcgcgagcatagcttattgggaccgtgcacgatgacagcgccacacagcggtttgatcaatcaacaatacgaaatttttaatttaataaaaaaaaaacgaagtttaagtgaaaaaaaatacaaaaagttatgtcttactggggatcgaaccgagactttctgtgtgcaaacaaaataagcgaatgtttgcaaaatgcgccatgatagttcttagctaagctgacgaaattcggATACTCAATctcgagtaaaaactaaatatctaaataccgtctaaaccagcaatacaatttttctgcattttttgccatttactatgtaaacatgtctcaaaaagaatacactcttatgataccgatacgactatttgtataatcgcgagctatcacaacttttccattttaaaaattttcaaaaaccggctcgacgAAAAAATTTTATCGGTTCATAGTATTcgtttacaaaatttcacgagaatcggttaagaattgcgacctgtagaggagaacatccggacatacaaaactaaatatcttaatacctccaaaaccagcgaaataaattttctgaattttttgacatttaatctgtaaacatgtctcaaaaagaatacactcttatgataccgatacggcTATTTGTataagcgcgagctatcacaacttttccattttgaaaaaatttcaaaaaccggctcgacaaaaaaaattatcggttcatagaattcggttacaaaatttcacgaaaatcggttcagaattgcgacctgtagaggagaacatccggacatacgaaagcaaaacgcccgagtcaaaacgtagaccttcgcttcgcttcggtcaattaaaatagtaataaaagtACCATGGGATGAAATGTAGAGGCCATTCCTCTAGTGTGACTTATTTAGATGCGAGACAATTGAGTTTCTGAATTTTAAGTCTGGATCATTAAGTATATCTATACTCCTGGAGTGATTGGCGAGTTGGTGCCTAGCCATGTTCTCCTAAAGCGCTCTTTAAACAATTTGTAGGTCCCTTTTCTAGGTAATCTATTAGGTATGGTAAAGTTTATAGTTTTTAGCAACTCAGGACAGCATATACCTCTGCAGTTAACtagggctacaaatataatgaccaccaaaaaatactttggtaccctaaataaaaaaatcatgcttaccaaaaaaaattactgaacaccaaaaaaataaggcctaaaaatacaaaagtaccaccattttaattacgactgcacttcaaattctattaaaataccaaatatattgaatgatcaccaaaaatcattaatgatcaccaaatcttgaagaccaatataatgcgatattttcacctaagtaaaccactatgattaccaaaaaatgtatacatattaccaaataaagtaaactgatgccaaaattactagcccctcccgctcaaccccccgtaccccgcaccgcatacctaccttacctaatctacttttctagtagcatttcgttatgctactagaaaagtaagtcaaactgctatcagttaagtgggttaggttagcactgcgacccttacagaaacgaaatggtactagaaaagtaggttaggttaggtttgaactgcgaactttacagaaacgaaatgcgataaaggtgggttaggttaggttagaactgcgatcctcacagaaccaaaatgctactaaaaaagtggtctaggttaagtttcaactgctacccatacagatacgaaatgctactagaaaagtgggttaggttaggtttgaactgcgacccatacagaaacgaaatgctactagaaaagtggattaggtttgctatcctattaaagcaaatgactccaaaataatcattcttctagaaacgaaatgctactagaaaagtgagttaggttaggtttgaactgcgccccatacagacccaaactgctatcagaaaagtgtgttaggttaggtttgaactgcgacccttacagaaaccaaatgctactagaaaaatgggttaggttaggtttgaactgcgaccattacagaaaagaaatgctactagaaaagtgggataggttacgtttgaactgcgacccttacagaaaagaaatgctactagaaaagtgggttaggttaggtttgaactgcgacccttgcagaaaagaaatgctactagaaaagtgggttaggttaggtttgaactgcgacccttacagaaaagaaatgctactagaaaagtgggttaggttaggtttgaactgcgacccttgcagaagagaaatgctactagaaaagtgggttaggttaggttaggtttgaactgcgacccttacagaaacgaaatgctactagaaaagtgggttaggttaggttagaactgcgactgttacagaaataaaatgctactagaaaaaggtgacgaagtggattaattaatttaataggataacgataattatattaaatatttgcacatttttaattaaaatgtggtaacaattttggtggtcatttactatttttgggtttacaatgattattttggagtcatttgctttaatatgatatcaagatttaaaaatttggttataattttacattaaaatggagttctaattttggtggtcatttactatttttgggtttacaatgattattttggtgtcattttctttaataggatagcaagatgtaaaaatttggttatcatttaacattaaaatggggtttgaaatttggtaatcatttagtatttttgggttaataatgattagtttggtgtcatttcctttaaaaggatagtaaagtgtaataaaattggtaatcatttcacattaaaatggtgttataattttggtgatcattcattattttagggtggtaatatagatttttttggtactaaattttactaaatctggtgatcagttaaatagcagccgttaACTAGCTTATGAAGGAACATCAAGTCGTGAACTTTTCTTCTGTTACTGAGAGTAGagagtttgaaaaattttaaacgGTCTTGATTAGGGTCTCAAACACCGTGCTTTTCCGGATGTATAGCTCAACATAGCCAAGAAGCGCTTTTGCACTCTCTCAATTCGGTTCTTGTGGACTTCGTAACAGGGTGACCAAACCTGAGGGCAGTATTTCAGGTTACTTCTGACAAGAGTCTTAAATAATAAAAGCTTTGTACGGGCTTGTTTAAAATGCTTAGTGTTCCTTGTCACCAAGCCCACCATTGCAGAAGCTTTTTTAATGATGTAATCAAAATGCGCATTGAAATTTAGCTGATCATCTATCATTATGCCTAAGTCACGCACAACTTTGACTTTCTGTAAGGTTAGTCCATTTATATTGAACTCTGTTGGTACTGGGATTTTGTTTCGCGTGAACGTCATGTGGTAGCATTTTTCGGAGTTAAGTGCCATTTTATTACTTTTGCACCACTCGGTTAATCTGTTAACATCGTCCTGTAACTTTGCACGGTCCACATGTCTATgtcattaataaaaattaagaagAGCAGGTGACCTAAATGTGATCCTTGAGGTACGCCTGAGGAGGCATAAAATGGTCTTGACAGCTCCCCATTAACCGTTACCGACAGTTTACGGTCCATTAGGTACGATCTAAACCAACTCAACAATGGCTCACCAATTCCGCATCTTGAAAGTTTATCCAGTAATAGGATATGGTTTACCCTATCGAATGCTTTACTGAAATCAGTATAAATTGCATCTACTTGGGTCCTATTATCCATGTGATTACGTAAAGTCTCGACAAAGGAAACCATGTTCGAACCAgtcgatttgcatacttaagtTATTGTTATTGCCAATAGAGGTGACAACAGGGTGTCAATAATGTCATCTATTGAGCATTAGAATGTCGTTTACGTACACAATATAGGTACGTACCTATGTTTCTCATTTTTATTGTCCTTAATATAATATTCTATTTTTTCACATGTACCTAGGTatgttacttttaaaaatacctaAACAGCTTTACTTTGCGATATTATAGTTTGTTATCATTTTGATCGTCAGTGGAAATTTGGCGTCCGCGGCGCAAGATTCTGTCACCGATGTTCGGCGCGCGGCGCGTGGCGGCGTTCGTCGGCGTGTTCGAccggcacgccgccgccgccgctgacCGGCTGCGCGCGCACGCTGCCGCCGGAGACTTCTCGCTCTGGGACACGCTCATCGCCTACACCTTCGACGCCGTTTGCGGTAGCTATGTAGCTACTCCATATACCTACACCTAGTATAACAGGAATCATTTATTCATCAACTGTGCATTACAGGGTACCTATTGAATACAGATGGTAactaatgtacagtcagcagcagaagttgctaagcgggccaggtgttcaaaatgatcttgacgcgactttattgttaagagaataagagcgtgtcaaggtttaaacacctcgcccgcttagctgACTGTAGTAAAGCAGGTACTTACCtctaaaaactgttttttttttgtcattcgaCATTGAGACACTTTtactaagtaattgtaatactttaGTTTGAATTGATAGTTGCAGTTAGATTCTCACTACAtcttatataaaacaaagtcccccgtctgtctgtttgtgtgtaggtgtgtatgttcgcgataaacccaaaaacttctgaacggattttcatgcgggttTCACCTACCTATCAATAGTAAGTAggtatcaatagagtgattcttgactCAAGaatcttgaggaaggtttagctgtataatttgttaaggttttgtctaacccgtgcgaagtcggggcgggtcgctagtattttataataattgttgatgtgttttttttgcttgtaggtaggtattgttattatttaataaattacagTGGCATTCTTAAATATGTCATAGCCCCGCGAAACTCAACAATGAGTTTGACTGTGGGGTCATCAGTATCTTAGTAACTTAAATAACTTATATtagataattaaataggtactacAATATATTATGGTAATGTTTTAAtaacagatttttttagacTTAATATTTTCACGTCTTCAGGCAAACTATTGAAGGTACCTATATGGAATTATTTTCCTAAGGGTTCAATCCCCGTAGTGGTTATTAATTCTAGTAACGGATAGTTTGCCTGAAGTCACAGCCTTTGTGATTTGCTGAATAAGTAAATGTTCAAGTTAAAGTATTCATAACAGATGGTAGTTATCGCCAAAAATAAACCGCACACTGTGTTCTACAATGATTATTCTAATATCAATAAAGGTGATGTGAAATTTGCAAGATACTAGTGATTTTATTGGTTAATACGCTAATAAGTAGTTATTCTGTGGCAGAGACGTCGCTGGGCGTGCAGCTGCGGTCGCAGGGCGGCACCGCAGGCGCAGGGCCGCACCCGTTCCTGCGCGCGTTCGCGGGCGCGCAGCGCGAGCTGGCGCGCCGCATGTGCGCGCCCTGGCTCTACCCCGACGCGGTCTACCGCGCGCTGCCGCCGCACCGCCGCTTCGTGCGCTACCGCACCCAGATACACCACTTCATTGATGAGGTGACACTGATACTCTGTTATAAGAGACATCAATAACAATCACTCGTTAAACTTCATCAAACTTGTTTTTTCCAACTGCCGACCCAACAAAGTCAACTCGTAGCATATTTCAATGCGAACTTCAGTAAATCTACGTTGAAACCACGGAACAAAGAAAGCGCGTTTCTTTGTGGTTGAAACTTGGTACACCTAGCTCCATCTGGTGACGAGTAGAAAAAGTAAGATGTGATAATTGGTGATGCTAGCAGCTAGATGACGCTAGTGACCTATTCCGTTTCGCCGCCCTAAGGACCTAATCCTTAATGCGCatcaatttaaaaattaaatatcagcTCAGCAGACTGCAGCACGATGTACatgttgtttttagggttccgtagccaaatggcaaaaaacggaacccttatggattcgtcatgtctgtctgtctgtctgtctgtctgtctgtccgtccgtatgtcacagccacttttttccgaaactataagaactatactgttactgaaactataagaactaacttggtaagtagatgtattctgtgaaccgcattaagcataatgcaaaaaaaaaacaaaaaaaaagcaaaaaaaaacggtcacccatccaagtactgaccactcccgacgttgcttaactttggtaaaaaatcacgtttgttgtatgggagccccatttaaatctttattttattctgtttttttagtatttgttgttatagcggcaacagaaatacaatttcaactatctagctatcacggtttgtgagatacagcctggtgacagacggacggacggacagcggagtcttagtaatagggtcccgttttaccctttgggtacggaaccctaaaaattgactGTAATATCTGCGTTCGGACAAGTACGGCGAAATGgacttatggcattaagtccgccatttgtactttctTGTATAgtatagaaatacatcatctgtgaaaatttcaactgtctagctatcacggttcgtgagatacagcctggtgacagacggacggacggacggacggacggacggacagcgaagtcttagtaatagggtcccgttttaccctttgggtacggaaccctaaaaaacaataaattttgggggttccccatacttagaactgaaactcaaaaattttttttcatcaaacccatacgtatctatggataggtcttcaaaaataatattgaggtttctaatatcatttttttctaaactgaatagtttgcgcgagggacacttccaaagtggtaaaatgtgcccCCCAGTGTAACTTCTAAactaagagaatgataaaaaatatatgatgtacattaccatgcaaacttccaccgaaaattggtttgaacgtaattggttaagtatttttttttaatacgtcataaatcctaaaccgcaattttattatgttaatacttgctgctacggaacccttcatgggcgagtccgactcgcacttggccgctttttaacTGTTATTATATACTACGTGCAGAAAGTTTATCTAAATGCTGTCGTAATGCTCCCCATGTTAACTAGATACAATTTCGAAAAATGGTAAAATCAGCGCTGCGGCTTAGGTACCGTAGCATGTAGCATTACGCTGAGTGGGGGTCGTTTTTAACGTCCATCTGATCTATGTCTTGTTTGTTATTAACTGGTTTGGTTTGACGTAAATAAgtatattttctttctttctttaatTTAAAACTCAAAACCGTTCATTATAACTTTATCCTTTTATTGCAGATAATAAGGGACAAGCGAAAGGCATTGTTATCACTAGAAAATAAAGGCAAGTTGAGACTTGATAGTAATATCTTTAAGAACATTATTTTGACGATTTACTATACggggtggcccatttagatcggtcagtatgggaaaaccTGAAACTGTAAAAGACATACGACTATCTTTTCTTAcggaaccatgtcatcgattttagtaataagaaaaactgtattcatacattttaaAAAATGTGTACTAACACAAAAAGAGGAAAGTCAGCTCCTGGTAGCGGAAAGGAAGATCTTTCGTAAGATCCTGGGACCTATCAAGAGAGACAACGGCACGTGGAGGATACGGAAGAACGCCGAATTCGAGGAGTTGGTGGCCGGACCCAATATCATCGGCGAAACGAAATCccacagacttcgctggttcggtcacctattaagaatgggagaggatcgggctgccAAGAGGGCGTACCTGGGAAGACCGACTGGTAGCCGCCCGGTAGGTcggcccagatacc
This genomic window from Cydia splendana chromosome 9, ilCydSple1.2, whole genome shotgun sequence contains:
- the LOC134793949 gene encoding cytochrome P450 4C1-like, with product MLWQLVVVALTLAGLHYRWRRRAIYRLHAALAADLPTHPLVGHATLLLGTDEDRMKAFQLIGRTALRQGGLATVWMFNRLYVVVADAAVAGVVTRRCLDKDEATMGFIRTLLGNGSIFAPVEIWRPRRKILSPMFGARRVAAFVGVFDRHAAAAADRLRAHAAAGDFSLWDTLIAYTFDAVCETSLGVQLRSQGGTAGAGPHPFLRAFAGAQRELARRMCAPWLYPDAVYRALPPHRRFVRYRTQIHHFIDEIIRDKRKALLSLENKGKLRLDSNIFKNIILTIYYTGWPI